One Desulfobulbus propionicus DSM 2032 DNA segment encodes these proteins:
- a CDS encoding tetratricopeptide repeat protein, with product MPPLTPAHPCRLLAVVIASLLLGGCQAKTEVAVEGKVEQVSTLSENGSDRACSTFHFLWGRHAELMLRFEEALEFYQKALICDEQADYISEKVPILLLRLDRTDEAATWLHNYLEKHPDKTGMRMLYAKVLLRQKKNAEAMRQYQLISDRHPDDPAILLLLAEMYLNANQPERARPLLERILAQDPAAYLAHVLMARLCQLQALPEEAIEHYTKALERNWSSELQMELGELYVKAGQHDEAVRLYRDIIERDEQNEGARVALIHVYLLQKKDDQALEELNRLKSYAEQPQRVDLTIARLYAKQKKYDKAVAIVEKILHKENLSEARYFLAVLFVQQEKYGRALRQVRQIDREAPEYLDALFLQVRILREQNKLAEAKQLLEEHIAAADTRNAEMYILLAALYQDLGRDDLSKQVLLEGIEGFPNDENLLYEYGLLLEEEGDHAGALAIMQKIIEIKPDNAAALNFVGYSWADKQVNLDQALDYIQRAIELKPDNGYIRDSLGWVYYRLGRLDQAIKELEAAVRLSPNDAAILEHLGDVYLESGRVREALQTYKKAVKHSTDQQEKKRIQEKIRILGKQGTP from the coding sequence ATGCCCCCGCTGACCCCTGCCCATCCCTGTCGACTATTGGCCGTTGTTATCGCCTCTCTGCTCCTCGGCGGTTGTCAGGCAAAGACCGAGGTGGCCGTCGAGGGCAAGGTGGAACAGGTCTCGACCCTGAGCGAGAACGGCTCTGATCGAGCGTGTTCCACCTTTCATTTTCTCTGGGGACGGCACGCCGAGTTAATGCTCCGTTTCGAGGAGGCGTTGGAATTTTACCAAAAGGCGCTAATTTGTGACGAGCAGGCCGATTACATCAGCGAAAAGGTGCCGATTCTCCTCCTGCGCCTGGATCGGACCGACGAGGCGGCGACCTGGCTGCACAACTACTTGGAAAAACATCCCGACAAGACCGGGATGCGCATGCTGTACGCCAAGGTTCTCCTCCGTCAGAAAAAGAACGCCGAGGCCATGCGCCAGTACCAGCTGATCAGTGATCGGCATCCCGACGACCCGGCCATTCTGCTGTTGCTGGCGGAAATGTACCTGAACGCCAATCAGCCGGAACGGGCGCGGCCGCTTTTGGAGCGGATTCTTGCCCAAGATCCGGCCGCCTATCTTGCCCATGTGCTCATGGCACGCCTCTGCCAACTACAGGCACTCCCCGAAGAAGCGATCGAGCATTACACAAAGGCCCTGGAGCGGAACTGGTCAAGCGAATTGCAGATGGAGCTGGGCGAGCTGTATGTCAAAGCGGGCCAGCATGACGAGGCTGTGCGCCTGTATCGGGACATTATCGAGCGGGACGAACAGAACGAAGGGGCCCGCGTTGCCCTGATTCATGTGTATCTGTTGCAAAAAAAGGACGATCAGGCCCTGGAGGAACTCAACCGGCTGAAATCCTATGCCGAGCAGCCCCAGCGGGTCGATCTGACCATCGCCCGTCTGTATGCCAAGCAGAAAAAATATGACAAGGCGGTGGCGATCGTCGAGAAGATCTTGCACAAGGAGAATCTGTCCGAGGCCAGATATTTTCTGGCCGTGCTGTTTGTCCAACAGGAAAAATATGGCCGGGCATTGCGGCAGGTCCGGCAGATCGACCGCGAGGCGCCTGAATACCTCGATGCCCTGTTTCTCCAGGTGCGCATACTGCGTGAACAAAACAAGCTGGCGGAAGCCAAGCAGCTGCTCGAAGAGCATATCGCTGCCGCCGACACCCGCAATGCCGAGATGTACATCCTGCTCGCGGCCCTCTATCAGGATCTGGGCCGCGATGATCTGAGCAAACAGGTGCTGCTCGAAGGCATCGAGGGGTTTCCCAATGACGAAAATCTGCTGTACGAATACGGTTTGCTGCTGGAAGAAGAGGGCGATCATGCCGGTGCCCTGGCGATCATGCAGAAAATCATCGAAATCAAGCCGGACAACGCCGCGGCCCTGAATTTCGTCGGCTACAGCTGGGCCGACAAGCAGGTCAATCTGGATCAGGCCCTGGACTATATCCAGCGGGCGATTGAGCTCAAACCGGACAACGGATATATCCGGGACAGTCTGGGCTGGGTGTACTACCGGCTCGGCCGGCTCGATCAGGCGATCAAAGAGCTGGAGGCTGCCGTCCGACTTTCTCCGAACGATGCCGCCATTCTTGAGCACCTCGGTGACGTCTACCTGGAAAGCGGCCGGGTACGGGAGGCGTTGCAGACCTATAAAAAGGCCGTGAAACACTCGACAGACCAACAGGAAAAGAAGCGTATCCAGGAGAAGATCCGCATCCTGGGGAAACAGGGAACACCTTGA
- the tmk gene encoding dTMP kinase: MSGGILIAFEGIDGTGKSTQLPLLAAYLRGQGYTVVETREPTDGPYGQQIRLLYRNRHQASPEQELELFLLDRRQHVEQCIKPALARGAIVLTDRYYFSTAAYQGAAGCDPAAIFARHGFAPEPDLVLLLTQTPSESVTRIRELRGEMLNDFEQQEQLEKVAALFASFTHDCIVRIHAARTVAEVHASIREAVAQLLAQKGTQCPR; this comes from the coding sequence ATGAGCGGCGGCATCCTGATCGCCTTTGAGGGCATCGACGGGACCGGCAAATCAACCCAGCTGCCCCTGTTGGCCGCCTACCTGCGAGGACAAGGTTACACGGTGGTTGAGACCCGGGAGCCCACCGATGGGCCGTATGGACAACAAATTCGCCTCCTGTATCGCAATCGGCATCAGGCTTCGCCCGAACAGGAGCTGGAGCTGTTCCTGCTCGATCGGCGCCAGCATGTGGAGCAGTGCATCAAACCAGCCCTGGCCCGCGGAGCGATCGTGCTCACCGATCGCTATTATTTTTCCACCGCGGCCTATCAGGGCGCGGCCGGGTGCGATCCGGCGGCCATTTTTGCCCGCCACGGCTTTGCTCCGGAACCGGATCTGGTGCTGCTGCTGACGCAAACCCCCTCAGAGAGCGTTACCCGGATCAGGGAACTGCGAGGCGAGATGCTCAACGATTTCGAGCAGCAGGAACAGTTGGAAAAAGTGGCGGCGCTCTTTGCATCCTTTACCCATGATTGTATAGTACGCATCCATGCCGCCCGAACGGTTGCCGAGGTGCATGCCTCCATCCGCGAGGCGGTTGCGCAACTGCTTGCACAAAAAGGTACGCAATGCCCCCGCTGA
- the pdxA gene encoding 4-hydroxythreonine-4-phosphate dehydrogenase PdxA produces the protein MPSATTSISSPVAITMGCPAGIGPEILCRLFHLADRPAAGRGVVVGDLGVLRQAAEQLGMPLTIVRWRPGEAIDPQTLPVLQVGAPLSTPIEWGRPDAATGQAMGRYIEEAVRLIADGHCSALVTCPISKQSLQQAGYPYPGHTEMLAALTSTAKVRMMMAGPRLKVVLVTIHVALREVPGLLTYKEIADCIRMTRECLRRDFAIANPRIAVAGFNPHGSEQGLFGDEEARLIAPAVAQCQDSGEVSGPWPPDTIFHKAASGRFDAVIAMYHDQGLIPFKLLHFADGVNVTLGLPIVRTSVDHGTAYDIAGRNMADPTSLAAALALAQTIVANRRGRAA, from the coding sequence ATGCCTTCAGCAACCACGAGTATTTCATCCCCCGTGGCCATCACCATGGGATGCCCGGCGGGTATCGGACCGGAGATTCTCTGTCGTCTCTTTCACCTCGCCGATCGGCCGGCCGCCGGACGCGGCGTGGTGGTCGGAGATCTGGGCGTGCTCCGTCAGGCTGCCGAACAGCTGGGCATGCCGTTGACCATTGTGCGCTGGCGGCCCGGCGAAGCGATCGACCCGCAAACCTTGCCGGTCCTTCAAGTGGGGGCGCCGCTCTCCACGCCGATCGAGTGGGGTAGGCCGGATGCGGCTACCGGCCAGGCCATGGGGCGATACATCGAAGAAGCGGTCCGCCTGATTGCCGACGGTCATTGCAGCGCCCTCGTCACCTGCCCGATCAGCAAGCAGAGTTTGCAGCAAGCCGGTTATCCCTACCCCGGCCATACCGAGATGCTGGCGGCCCTGACCAGTACCGCCAAGGTGCGGATGATGATGGCCGGCCCCCGGTTGAAGGTTGTGCTGGTGACCATCCATGTGGCCCTGCGTGAGGTGCCCGGCCTGCTCACCTACAAGGAGATCGCCGACTGTATCCGAATGACCCGGGAATGCTTACGACGTGATTTTGCCATCGCCAACCCCAGAATCGCGGTCGCCGGCTTCAATCCCCATGGCAGCGAACAAGGGCTGTTTGGCGATGAGGAAGCGCGGCTGATTGCCCCGGCAGTGGCGCAATGCCAGGACAGCGGCGAGGTCAGTGGCCCCTGGCCGCCGGATACGATCTTCCACAAGGCGGCCAGCGGTCGGTTCGATGCGGTGATCGCCATGTACCACGACCAGGGACTGATTCCCTTCAAGCTGCTTCACTTTGCCGACGGGGTCAACGTCACCCTTGGCCTGCCGATTGTCCGGACCTCGGTTGATCACGGAACGGCCTACGACATCGCCGGCCGCAACATGGCCGATCCAACCAGCCTGGCGGCCGCCCTGGCCCTGGCCCAGACCATTGTCGCCAACCGGCGAGGCAGGGCAGCATGA
- a CDS encoding YraN family protein, translating to MFLKNKQATVVVGRQGEELAQEYLLRLGYRIVARNYRRPFGEIDIIAQDGETVVFVEVKSRHSTAFGSPLEAVDGRKQRQLSRVAQEYLHRHHLGDSTARFDVIAVRIHRDSRPATIEHIQNAFDFAL from the coding sequence ATGTTTTTGAAGAACAAACAAGCGACAGTCGTCGTCGGTCGGCAAGGGGAGGAGTTGGCCCAGGAGTATCTGCTCCGGCTTGGCTATCGGATCGTCGCCCGCAATTATCGCAGGCCGTTCGGAGAAATCGACATCATTGCTCAGGATGGGGAAACAGTGGTGTTCGTCGAGGTGAAGAGCCGCCATTCCACGGCGTTCGGCTCCCCTTTGGAGGCGGTGGACGGACGCAAGCAGCGGCAGCTTTCGCGTGTCGCCCAGGAGTATCTGCACAGGCACCACCTGGGGGACAGCACGGCCCGCTTCGATGTCATCGCTGTGCGGATTCACCGGGATTCCCGGCCCGCTACCATCGAGCACATACAAAACGCTTTTGATTTTGCCCTCTGA
- a CDS encoding ribonuclease HII, which produces MNPRTLFADLLPFSPHTDTFYFERQLQRQGFARVAGVDEAGRGPLAGPVVAACVILPADGDFTPYVDSKTLTRRQRERLFELLSTNGARIGVGEASPREIEQVNILQASLLAMKRAMEACGQVPPGGVPDFLLVDGRFEVPVPVGQRTLVKGESKSASIAAASIVAKVTRDRMMADAHALFPQYGFDRHQGYPTKAHREAIRNHGPCPLHRRTFRGVTEFLHHG; this is translated from the coding sequence ATGAATCCTCGCACCCTTTTTGCCGATCTGCTTCCGTTTTCCCCCCACACCGATACCTTCTATTTCGAACGACAACTGCAGCGCCAGGGATTTGCTAGGGTAGCTGGTGTTGACGAGGCTGGGAGGGGACCGTTGGCCGGTCCGGTGGTCGCAGCCTGTGTCATCCTGCCAGCGGATGGCGACTTCACGCCCTATGTTGATTCCAAGACCCTGACGCGTCGGCAGCGAGAGCGACTGTTTGAGCTGCTTTCCACCAATGGTGCCCGGATTGGTGTCGGCGAGGCCAGCCCCCGGGAAATCGAACAGGTCAACATTCTTCAGGCGTCGTTGTTGGCGATGAAAAGGGCCATGGAGGCGTGCGGCCAGGTGCCTCCCGGCGGCGTGCCCGATTTTCTGCTAGTTGACGGGAGGTTCGAGGTGCCGGTGCCCGTGGGGCAGCGGACCTTGGTTAAGGGCGAATCAAAGAGCGCTTCCATCGCCGCGGCCTCGATTGTCGCCAAGGTGACCAGGGACAGGATGATGGCCGACGCCCATGCCCTGTTTCCCCAGTATGGGTTTGATCGCCACCAGGGCTATCCGACCAAGGCGCATCGGGAAGCAATCAGGAACCATGGCCCATGTCCGTTGCACCGTCGGACCTTTCGCGGGGTTACCGAGTTTCTGCACCATGGGTGA
- the rplS gene encoding 50S ribosomal protein L19, with product MNILDKIDLEQMRFDIPQFRPGDTIKVHIRIIEGNKERVQVFQGVVIKRKRGTMNATFTVRKISHGVGVEKTFALHSPRIEKIEMVTLGRVRRSRLYYLRERRGKAARIRERGIL from the coding sequence ATGAATATCTTGGATAAGATTGACCTGGAGCAGATGCGTTTTGATATCCCCCAATTTCGACCCGGCGATACCATCAAGGTGCACATCCGGATCATTGAGGGCAACAAGGAGCGTGTGCAGGTGTTTCAAGGAGTAGTGATCAAGCGGAAACGCGGCACCATGAACGCAACTTTCACTGTCCGTAAAATTTCCCACGGCGTTGGCGTGGAGAAAACCTTTGCGCTCCATTCTCCGCGGATCGAAAAGATTGAGATGGTGACCCTTGGTCGGGTACGCCGGTCGCGTCTCTACTATCTGCGCGAGCGTCGTGGCAAAGCCGCACGAATTCGCGAGCGGGGCATTCTGTAA
- a CDS encoding RNA methyltransferase, whose amino-acid sequence MKVDLALVHFPVINRSGETIGSAVTNLDLHDIARAGRTYGIGTYWVVTPFEEQQLLARQIVGHWTQGYGGSVNPDRSEALSLITVCATIEEAINGATRQFGATPLVLATCAKQVHTVGYAEIRRQIWREDRPVLLLFGTAWGLSPEVLAMADGILPPLCGNTEFNHLSVRSAASIIMDRLLGMPEGCGQSSTRRQESERADNCSQYLSD is encoded by the coding sequence ATGAAGGTTGATCTTGCCTTGGTGCATTTCCCCGTGATCAACCGCAGCGGTGAAACGATTGGCTCGGCGGTCACCAACCTCGATCTGCATGATATCGCCCGGGCTGGCCGCACCTACGGCATTGGCACCTATTGGGTGGTTACCCCTTTTGAGGAGCAACAGCTGTTGGCTCGCCAGATCGTTGGACATTGGACTCAGGGGTACGGCGGCAGCGTCAATCCCGACCGAAGCGAAGCCCTTTCGCTTATCACGGTCTGCGCGACGATTGAAGAGGCGATCAACGGGGCGACCAGACAATTCGGCGCTACGCCCCTGGTGCTCGCCACCTGCGCCAAACAAGTGCATACCGTGGGCTATGCCGAGATCCGCAGGCAAATATGGCGGGAAGATCGGCCTGTCCTACTGCTGTTCGGCACCGCTTGGGGCCTGAGCCCCGAAGTGTTGGCCATGGCGGATGGCATCTTGCCGCCGTTGTGCGGCAATACCGAATTCAATCATCTGTCCGTGCGTTCAGCCGCTTCCATTATCATGGACAGATTGCTTGGCATGCCCGAGGGGTGTGGGCAGAGTTCGACAAGAAGGCAGGAGTCGGAGAGAGCTGACAACTGCAGTCAATATTTAAGTGATTAG
- the trmD gene encoding tRNA (guanosine(37)-N1)-methyltransferase TrmD, translated as MDFDILTIFPDFFVSPLQEGIVRRAQADGKIRVRVHNLRDFAVDRHRMTDDRPFGGGEGMVMKPEPLAACVQAARRHEGESRVILLSPKGKQFRQAAAERLAEYDQLLFVCGRYEGVDERFCDRYVDEELSIGDYVLTGGELAALVVLDAVCRLLPGVLGCGDSVTNESFSCGLLKHKQYTRPRIFEELPVPEVLLSGDHAAIARHRFVESVQLTLDRRPDLLATVEFSPGEQKILRQTGLLERIQSLVRQQRSQSPQ; from the coding sequence ATGGATTTTGACATCCTGACCATCTTTCCCGATTTTTTTGTCTCGCCCTTGCAGGAAGGCATTGTCCGCCGCGCCCAGGCGGACGGGAAAATTAGGGTCAGGGTGCATAACCTGCGCGATTTTGCCGTAGACCGTCATCGGATGACCGATGATCGGCCCTTTGGCGGCGGCGAAGGGATGGTGATGAAACCAGAACCCCTAGCCGCCTGTGTTCAGGCGGCCCGACGCCATGAAGGTGAGTCTCGGGTGATTTTGCTGTCGCCGAAAGGAAAACAGTTCCGGCAAGCGGCGGCCGAGCGCCTGGCTGAGTACGATCAGTTATTATTTGTTTGCGGTCGCTATGAAGGGGTCGACGAGCGCTTTTGTGACAGGTATGTCGACGAGGAACTGTCGATCGGCGACTATGTGTTGACTGGCGGCGAGTTAGCGGCCCTGGTGGTTCTGGATGCGGTTTGTCGCCTGTTGCCAGGGGTGCTCGGCTGCGGTGATTCCGTTACCAACGAGAGCTTTAGCTGTGGCCTGCTAAAGCACAAACAGTACACGAGACCACGAATTTTTGAAGAGTTGCCGGTTCCTGAGGTTCTCCTGTCCGGTGACCATGCAGCCATTGCTCGCCACAGGTTTGTGGAATCGGTTCAGCTTACCTTGGATCGCCGACCGGATCTGCTGGCAACTGTCGAGTTCTCACCGGGCGAGCAAAAAATTTTGCGGCAGACAGGACTGCTTGAACGAATACAGTCTCTTGTCAGGCAGCAGAGGAGCCAAAGCCCGCAATGA
- the rimM gene encoding ribosome maturation factor RimM (Essential for efficient processing of 16S rRNA) codes for MASTGSGTGDDFVALGLITRPHGIRGELKIRSFTEKPENLNRYRRLFLASDVSSAKLEFTNVLARVNGSSVILRLKECTDRDRAEELVGMLIWVPSKDLPPTAAGEFYLHSLQGKQARTTDGQELGTVETFLAGGGQNILVIRQGGEEYLVPVVGAFIVSITENMVILDLPLGLLDINRA; via the coding sequence GTGGCGTCAACTGGATCGGGAACGGGTGACGACTTTGTCGCGCTCGGGTTGATAACGCGACCCCATGGCATCCGGGGCGAATTGAAAATTCGTTCCTTCACCGAAAAACCTGAAAATCTCAACAGGTATCGGCGGCTCTTTTTGGCATCCGATGTGTCGTCGGCCAAGCTAGAATTTACCAACGTCCTCGCACGGGTCAACGGCAGTTCGGTCATCCTGCGATTGAAGGAATGTACGGACCGCGACCGGGCCGAGGAACTTGTCGGCATGTTGATATGGGTGCCGAGCAAGGATCTGCCACCGACCGCGGCAGGCGAGTTCTATCTGCATAGCCTTCAAGGCAAGCAGGCAAGAACCACGGACGGCCAGGAATTGGGAACGGTGGAGACCTTTCTAGCCGGTGGCGGCCAGAATATCCTGGTCATCCGCCAAGGCGGGGAAGAGTACCTTGTTCCGGTTGTCGGGGCATTTATCGTTTCCATTACCGAGAACATGGTCATCCTTGATCTGCCGCTCGGGCTACTTGACATCAACAGGGCGTGA
- a CDS encoding KH domain-containing protein has protein sequence MKELIEFIAAKLVDRPDLITVTQQEDEENLIIELRVAQEDLGKVIGKQGRTARAMRAVLAASVTEGGKRTRLEIVE, from the coding sequence ATGAAAGAGCTGATTGAGTTTATTGCCGCCAAACTGGTTGATCGTCCTGACTTGATCACCGTGACCCAGCAGGAAGATGAGGAGAATCTCATCATTGAACTGCGCGTTGCCCAGGAAGATTTGGGCAAGGTAATCGGTAAACAGGGGCGGACCGCCAGGGCGATGCGCGCAGTGCTTGCTGCTTCGGTGACCGAAGGCGGCAAGCGGACCAGGCTTGAAATCGTTGAATAG
- the rpsP gene encoding 30S ribosomal protein S16: MAVRIRLTRKGRKKQPFYRIVVADSEAPRDGKFLDIVGTYDPMQNPAAVTIDNEKLDSWMKKGAKPTETVESLIKKHVPGVVVAA; the protein is encoded by the coding sequence ATGGCAGTTCGTATTCGTTTGACCAGGAAAGGGCGGAAAAAACAACCCTTCTACCGCATCGTCGTGGCTGACAGCGAAGCGCCGCGCGATGGCAAATTTCTCGATATCGTCGGCACCTACGACCCGATGCAGAATCCAGCCGCCGTGACGATCGACAACGAGAAACTTGACAGCTGGATGAAAAAGGGAGCTAAACCGACCGAAACCGTCGAGAGCCTGATCAAGAAGCATGTCCCGGGAGTGGTTGTTGCGGCATAA
- the ffh gene encoding signal recognition particle protein: protein MFENLTDRLESTFKKLRGHGRLTEENIQEAMGEVRTALLEADVNFGVVKEFIASVTEKAIGREVLTSLSPGQQVVKVVHDELVELLGSQAEPLKLDGRQPVVIMLAGLQGSGKTTTAAKLAKQLKEKGRAPFLVPADVYRPAAIEQLHVLGEQVGVPVYASTTEQKPVDIARQAVAEARTGHYDTVIIDTAGRLHVDEALMAELQEISRTVPLAEVLFVADAMTGQDAVTVADKFNTDLEITGVVLTKMEGDARGGAALSVKKVTGKPIKFVGVGESVEALEVFHPDRAASRILGMGDVLSLIEKAEAVVDQKNAERLAKKIQKNAFTLEDFLDQIQQIKKMGTLEQIMGMIPGINKLKQLKDAPKPDQKELVKTEAIIRSMTLKERRNHRIIDASRRVRIANGSGTSVAEVNRVLKSYTMMLKMMKNLKGKGIVSGGKRRKLPKGLVR, encoded by the coding sequence ATGTTTGAGAACTTAACCGACCGCCTCGAAAGCACGTTCAAGAAGTTGCGCGGCCATGGCCGGCTCACTGAAGAAAACATTCAGGAAGCCATGGGCGAGGTGCGCACTGCGTTGCTTGAGGCGGATGTCAACTTCGGCGTTGTCAAGGAATTTATCGCCTCGGTCACCGAAAAAGCCATTGGCCGGGAGGTGCTCACCAGTCTGTCGCCCGGTCAACAGGTGGTCAAGGTGGTGCACGACGAGCTGGTCGAACTGCTCGGCAGTCAGGCTGAGCCGCTCAAGCTCGACGGCCGCCAGCCGGTGGTCATCATGCTGGCCGGTCTGCAGGGTTCGGGCAAGACCACCACCGCCGCCAAGCTGGCCAAGCAGCTCAAGGAGAAGGGGCGCGCGCCCTTTTTGGTGCCGGCCGACGTGTACCGGCCGGCAGCCATCGAGCAGTTGCATGTTCTCGGTGAACAGGTTGGGGTGCCGGTTTATGCTTCCACCACCGAGCAAAAGCCGGTGGACATTGCCCGTCAGGCCGTGGCCGAGGCAAGGACCGGTCATTACGACACCGTCATCATTGATACCGCCGGTCGGCTCCATGTGGACGAAGCCTTGATGGCCGAGTTGCAGGAGATCAGTCGGACAGTTCCCTTGGCCGAGGTGTTGTTTGTCGCCGATGCCATGACTGGCCAGGACGCAGTCACCGTAGCCGACAAATTCAATACCGACCTCGAGATCACCGGCGTTGTTCTCACCAAGATGGAAGGCGATGCCCGTGGCGGCGCCGCCCTGTCGGTGAAGAAGGTGACGGGCAAGCCGATCAAGTTCGTCGGTGTCGGTGAATCGGTCGAGGCCTTGGAGGTCTTTCATCCTGACCGGGCGGCCTCGCGCATCCTCGGCATGGGCGATGTGCTGTCGCTGATTGAGAAGGCCGAGGCGGTCGTTGATCAAAAGAATGCCGAGCGGCTGGCCAAGAAGATCCAGAAAAACGCCTTTACCCTGGAGGATTTTCTCGACCAGATCCAGCAGATCAAGAAGATGGGCACCTTGGAACAGATCATGGGCATGATTCCGGGGATCAACAAACTCAAGCAACTGAAGGACGCGCCCAAGCCGGATCAGAAAGAACTAGTGAAAACCGAGGCGATCATTCGCTCCATGACCCTCAAGGAGCGGCGCAATCACAGAATCATCGACGCCAGTCGGCGGGTGCGCATTGCCAATGGTTCCGGAACCTCGGTCGCCGAGGTCAACCGGGTTCTGAAGAGTTACACCATGATGCTGAAAATGATGAAGAATCTGAAAGGCAAAGGCATCGTGAGTGGCGGCAAGCGGCGGAAGCTCCCCAAGGGGCTTGTCCGATAG
- the fabD gene encoding ACP S-malonyltransferase, with the protein MKKTAIIFPGQGSQFIGMGQEFVNRDQDASVLMDLAETISAFPLRKLCFEGPLEDLTRVLYLQPALTVINLICWQQLLKLLPGFKPAFFAGHSLGEYSALHGAGVLTLEDTLALVTKRGELMEREGAAHPGGMRAVVGLAINDVEALLERFTGPGVAVVANHNTASQIVLSGDAPGLEAIGQLCAAQGAKVIPLKVSVANHSPLVAGAVEDFAAYMNSIEFQHPQVPVLFNVTGDYEQNPSAMRNIMARQIASRVRWLSIIERMVAEGVEVVVELGPKNVLTGMMKKILPKDTPITCLQADSPEGLHKVAEVLAG; encoded by the coding sequence ATGAAAAAAACAGCGATTATTTTTCCGGGACAGGGGTCCCAGTTTATCGGCATGGGCCAGGAATTCGTCAATCGGGACCAAGATGCCTCGGTCTTGATGGATCTGGCCGAGACCATCTCTGCCTTTCCGTTGCGCAAACTCTGCTTTGAAGGCCCGTTGGAGGATCTGACTCGTGTCCTCTATCTGCAGCCGGCCTTGACGGTCATCAATTTGATTTGTTGGCAGCAACTGCTCAAACTCCTGCCCGGATTCAAGCCCGCCTTTTTTGCCGGTCACAGCCTTGGCGAGTATTCAGCCCTGCATGGGGCGGGTGTTTTGACCCTGGAGGACACCCTAGCCCTGGTGACCAAGCGCGGGGAACTGATGGAACGGGAAGGCGCGGCCCATCCGGGCGGCATGCGGGCAGTGGTCGGTTTGGCCATCAATGACGTGGAAGCGCTCCTCGAACGCTTCACTGGTCCGGGCGTGGCGGTGGTGGCCAACCACAACACGGCTTCCCAGATCGTCCTGTCGGGCGATGCTCCCGGCTTGGAAGCCATCGGCCAACTCTGTGCGGCCCAGGGCGCCAAGGTGATTCCCCTTAAGGTAAGCGTGGCTAACCACAGTCCTCTGGTGGCGGGCGCGGTGGAGGATTTCGCCGCCTACATGAACAGCATTGAGTTCCAGCACCCCCAAGTGCCGGTCCTGTTCAATGTTACCGGCGACTATGAGCAGAATCCCTCGGCGATGCGGAACATCATGGCCCGGCAGATCGCCTCGCGGGTGCGGTGGCTGTCCATTATCGAGCGGATGGTGGCCGAAGGAGTGGAGGTTGTGGTCGAATTGGGGCCGAAGAACGTCCTCACTGGAATGATGAAAAAAATTCTGCCGAAGGACACGCCGATTACCTGCCTGCAGGCAGACAGTCCGGAGGGACTCCACAAGGTCGCCGAGGTGCTGGCCGGGTGA
- the lspA gene encoding signal peptidase II — protein sequence MLFFFTVILTVIGLDQATKFWIMHHFVLHESRVVIPDLFNLTYLTNNGAAFSILAGQPALWRQVFFIAAAGAALVFIWIAQRSFGRRSMAYTLGLALIAGGAIGNLIDRIRFGFVIDFLDVYVGTYHWPAFNIADSAITVGVILFIVNNLLFDRQQSERA from the coding sequence ATGCTCTTTTTTTTCACCGTCATTCTGACTGTCATTGGTCTTGATCAGGCAACCAAGTTCTGGATCATGCACCACTTTGTGCTCCATGAGAGCCGGGTGGTCATTCCCGACCTGTTCAACCTGACCTATTTGACCAACAATGGCGCCGCCTTCAGTATTCTCGCGGGGCAGCCCGCTCTGTGGCGACAGGTCTTTTTCATCGCCGCCGCTGGTGCGGCCCTGGTGTTCATCTGGATCGCCCAGCGGAGCTTCGGCCGCCGCAGCATGGCCTATACCCTGGGCTTGGCCCTGATCGCCGGCGGCGCCATCGGCAACCTGATCGACCGCATCCGCTTCGGATTCGTGATTGACTTTCTTGACGTCTACGTCGGCACGTACCACTGGCCGGCCTTTAATATCGCCGACTCGGCGATCACGGTCGGCGTGATCCTCTTTATTGTCAACAACCTCCTGTTCGACCGGCAACAGTCCGAACGGGCCTGA